From a region of the Synergistota bacterium genome:
- a CDS encoding cyclase family protein, which produces MKKILAIIIGITIIGTTAFAQEKPKSFYELYFNVLKKAKFVDLTHAFDEKIPHWPGFPEAKREILYWYAKGEGVEAKMGYGFFAEYFSHVGQWGTHMDPPCHFHKGLRSIDQIDVKEMLLPLVVINVHEKVAKNPDYQVTMEDIKAWEAKYGPIPEGAFVALRTDWSKRWPDKAAMQNKDEKGVAHYPGWSMDVLKYLFEERKAIAIGHETTDTDPGIATSKGDYSLEAYVLGKNCYQIELLTNLDKVPEYGALVVVTAPKPKGGSGFPARVFAIVPE; this is translated from the coding sequence ATGAAAAAGATTTTAGCGATAATCATTGGAATCACGATCATCGGGACAACAGCCTTCGCTCAGGAGAAGCCTAAAAGCTTTTATGAGCTTTACTTCAACGTTCTTAAAAAGGCAAAGTTTGTCGATCTAACACATGCTTTCGATGAGAAGATACCTCATTGGCCTGGCTTCCCAGAAGCTAAAAGAGAGATACTTTACTGGTATGCTAAGGGAGAGGGAGTAGAAGCAAAGATGGGTTATGGCTTTTTCGCTGAATATTTCTCCCACGTTGGACAGTGGGGAACACACATGGATCCGCCATGTCACTTTCACAAGGGTTTGCGAAGCATCGATCAAATAGATGTTAAAGAGATGCTTCTTCCCCTTGTCGTCATAAATGTTCATGAAAAGGTGGCTAAAAACCCTGACTACCAGGTCACCATGGAAGACATCAAAGCCTGGGAAGCGAAATACGGACCTATACCGGAAGGGGCATTTGTAGCTTTAAGGACTGACTGGTCTAAAAGGTGGCCAGACAAAGCGGCTATGCAAAACAAGGATGAGAAAGGTGTGGCTCACTATCCGGGTTGGAGCATGGATGTGTTAAAATACCTCTTTGAGGAAAGAAAAGCAATAGCCATAGGACATGAAACAACTGACACAGATCCAGGAATAGCGACATCGAAGGGAGATTACTCGCTTGAAGCCTACGTTTTGGGGAAAAATTGCTACCAAATAGAGCTTCTAACTAATCTGGACAAGGTTCCTGAGTATGGAGCTTTAGTTGTAGTTACAGCTCCGAAACCTAAGGGCGGTTCTGGTTTTCCAGCAAGGGTATTTGCTATAGTTCCTGAGTAA